A window of the Nitrosopumilus ureiphilus genome harbors these coding sequences:
- a CDS encoding zinc ribbon domain-containing protein, which produces MEVFDGKKAAQDYMSKHTLAFSTPELTLMRFAFWLGDSIPDPKNEGKGIPRMMTYLTEQDFQPVLIDDEKYEPSGAVRSSAVVGNAYNEVQSDGKFCSECGTSLSATAKFCPECGTTQ; this is translated from the coding sequence ATGGAAGTTTTTGACGGCAAAAAAGCTGCACAAGATTACATGTCAAAGCATACTTTAGCATTCTCTACACCAGAATTAACTTTAATGAGATTTGCATTTTGGTTAGGAGATTCAATACCAGATCCAAAAAATGAAGGGAAAGGAATTCCAAGAATGATGACATATTTGACAGAACAAGACTTTCAACCAGTCTTAATTGATGATGAGAAATACGAACCATCAGGAGCAGTAAGAAGTTCAGCAGTTGTAGGAAATGCCTACAATGAAGTTCAATCAGATGGAAAGTTTTGTTCAGAATGTGGAACTAGTTTATCTGCTACTGCAAAGTTCTGTCCTGAATGTGGTACAACACAATAA
- a CDS encoding zinc ribbon domain-containing protein yields MSFGEVDTLNMLFDKLQSLFDESQGYYESFLDTNNMYKKGQLSDKEFFQKLGDYTVAYSALEFLAIKVIFEMKKSMGTGTGSTQSPGLMPGMGNPGMMAGGMGMPPRAGTAQNPVGGGPPGIVSAQEVFGDVGTLPSPDPSLMPRQNTQNVGNGCSSCGATLRSNAKFCTKCGAKA; encoded by the coding sequence ATGTCATTTGGTGAAGTAGACACTCTAAACATGCTGTTTGATAAACTACAAAGTTTATTTGATGAATCTCAAGGTTACTATGAATCATTTCTGGATACTAATAACATGTACAAAAAAGGCCAACTCAGTGACAAAGAATTCTTCCAAAAACTAGGTGATTACACAGTAGCATATTCTGCATTAGAATTTCTTGCAATCAAAGTAATATTTGAAATGAAAAAATCTATGGGCACAGGTACAGGAAGCACACAGTCTCCTGGTTTGATGCCTGGAATGGGAAATCCTGGAATGATGGCAGGTGGCATGGGAATGCCGCCAAGAGCAGGAACTGCACAAAATCCAGTAGGTGGAGGTCCACCAGGAATTGTTTCTGCACAAGAAGTATTTGGAGATGTTGGAACTTTACCATCCCCTGATCCATCTTTGATGCCACGTCAAAATACGCAAAATGTTGGCAATGGATGTTCTTCATGTGGTGCCACATTAAGATCTAACGCAAAATTTTGTACAAAGTGTGGCGCTAAAGCATAA
- a CDS encoding dihydroorotase — MTYDAVITDSHVILPQGMVDKNIIIDDGKIVGLTHDTPACDNKINGNGLISVPGPIDTHVHYGVYSPINEAAKTESHAAAIGGITTMMRMLRLGDSFTKSLQAQLDAASKNHYVDYAIHASIFTNDQINEMNFCVDKGITSFKIYMNLGGEIGHVYMDMPPDSFDLVAAQVDVTDEIVEQTVKTAALLGCPVLVHAEDYESCGCGIKTAKEKKQDGLHAWSESRSPEFEAKAIKTVSKFGRDYGCVIYFVHIGSERALAQIEEERKLGTKIFVETCPHYLTLSYEKQQGYLAKVMPPIRSEKDSKAVWSALSNNLINTIGTDHVANQLKLKLGGDDVWSALAGFPGIGTVLPILLNDGVNQNRITLEQFVKFTSQNAAQIFGMYPQKGTLEKNSDADITMIDLKKEKKATSDLFGGFSDYIVYEGRNLKGWPVKTIVRGETVAENFEVIGKLGHGKLVERKIN; from the coding sequence ATGACGTATGATGCTGTGATTACTGATTCACACGTTATTCTTCCTCAAGGAATGGTTGACAAAAATATCATAATTGATGACGGAAAAATAGTTGGATTAACCCATGATACTCCTGCATGTGATAATAAAATAAATGGAAACGGATTGATTTCTGTTCCAGGTCCAATTGACACTCATGTTCACTATGGCGTTTATTCTCCGATTAATGAAGCAGCAAAAACTGAATCTCATGCAGCGGCAATTGGCGGAATTACAACTATGATGAGAATGCTAAGACTGGGAGATTCATTTACAAAATCATTACAAGCTCAGCTTGATGCGGCATCTAAGAATCATTATGTTGATTATGCAATCCATGCTTCAATTTTCACTAACGATCAAATTAATGAGATGAATTTTTGTGTGGATAAAGGAATCACGTCTTTTAAAATTTACATGAATCTAGGTGGTGAAATTGGTCACGTATACATGGATATGCCGCCTGATTCATTTGATCTTGTAGCAGCTCAGGTAGACGTAACCGATGAAATAGTTGAGCAAACAGTAAAGACTGCCGCATTACTTGGTTGTCCAGTACTAGTTCATGCTGAAGACTATGAGTCATGTGGCTGTGGAATTAAAACTGCAAAAGAGAAAAAACAAGACGGATTGCATGCCTGGTCTGAAAGTCGTTCCCCTGAATTTGAGGCAAAAGCAATCAAAACAGTATCTAAATTTGGACGCGATTATGGCTGTGTGATTTACTTTGTACATATTGGCTCTGAGCGAGCACTTGCACAGATTGAAGAAGAGAGAAAACTTGGAACAAAAATTTTTGTTGAAACCTGTCCACACTACCTTACTCTATCTTATGAGAAACAACAAGGATATCTTGCTAAAGTAATGCCTCCAATAAGATCAGAAAAAGACTCCAAGGCAGTTTGGAGTGCTTTATCAAATAATTTGATCAACACAATTGGTACAGATCATGTTGCAAATCAACTAAAACTCAAACTTGGAGGAGATGATGTGTGGAGTGCACTTGCGGGTTTTCCAGGAATTGGAACAGTGCTTCCAATACTACTCAATGATGGAGTAAATCAAAACAGAATAACCCTTGAACAATTTGTAAAATTTACTAGTCAAAATGCTGCTCAAATCTTTGGAATGTATCCACAAAAAGGAACTCTTGAGAAAAATTCAGATGCAGACATTACCATGATAGATTTAAAAAAAGAAAAAAAGGCCACATCTGATTTGTTTGGCGGATTCTCTGATTATATTGTATATGAAGGAAGAAATCTAAAAGGATGGCCTGTAAAGACAATTGTACGGGGAGAAACTGTTGCTGAAAATTTTGAGGTTATTGGTAAATTGGGTCATGGCAAGCTAGTTGAGCGAAAAATCAACTGA
- the trxA gene encoding thioredoxin: MGITQISDAKSWEINVINSDVPVFVDFWAEWCGPCRMVGPVVEELANDYDGKVKFVKVNVDEANELASKYNVFSIPTLILLNKGEIVSQQVGAASKESYKNMIDRALA; encoded by the coding sequence ATGGGAATTACTCAAATTTCAGATGCAAAATCATGGGAAATCAATGTGATAAACTCTGACGTTCCTGTATTTGTAGACTTTTGGGCCGAATGGTGTGGTCCATGTAGAATGGTAGGTCCAGTAGTTGAAGAATTGGCTAATGACTATGACGGCAAAGTAAAATTTGTCAAGGTTAATGTTGATGAGGCCAATGAATTGGCATCTAAATACAACGTCTTTAGTATTCCAACCTTAATCCTCCTTAACAAAGGCGAAATAGTCAGCCAGCAAGTAGGTGCAGCTTCTAAAGAATCATACAAAAATATGATTGATAGAGCACTTGCATAA